A genomic window from Nicotiana sylvestris chromosome 11, ASM39365v2, whole genome shotgun sequence includes:
- the LOC138882375 gene encoding uncharacterized protein, producing the protein MRMIYVCEEEEKEVGRKKASGTCPYCGGTVEAVDIEGKGKLFCLPICLRFKRKYLCSSCSRRLVLYPS; encoded by the coding sequence atgcgAATGATATATGtgtgtgaagaagaagaaaaagaagtagGAAGAAAGAAAGCATCAGGGAcatgtccatattgtggaggGACAGTGGAGGCAGTAGACATTGAAGGCAAAGGGAAGCTTTTCTGTTTGCCCATTTGCTTGAGGTTCAAACGCAAATATCTCTGTTCTTCTTGTTCTAGGCGTCTTGTTTTGTACCCTTCCTAA